The following proteins are co-located in the Micromonospora coriariae genome:
- a CDS encoding L-lactate permease, translated as MFDQFTVVTDPVSDSVALSAIFAVLPLLTLFVLLGVLKVKAWLAGLISLAVALVVAVAVYAMPVGQAVLSATEGAAFGFFPILWIVLNAIWVYNLTVESGHFDVLRRSFERVSPDMRIQAIIIAFCFGALLEALAGFGTPVAITVVMLMALGFRPIHAASVALLANTAPVAFGALATPVVTLATVTSGVNDDSRLTVDTLGAMVGRQTPILAVVVPLLLVALVDGRRGIRQTWPAALVAGVTFGLAQFVAANYISVPLTDIVAALVSAAAVVLLIRVWRPVTPADLGREPEAASVPAAREPAEAELADPGAVRASAGRRSGTTTAAAPSLDGPGGETPPGDPLVSRDGPGEHREPSDAGPHRPAAPRLADTPAEVARAYAPYLIIIAIFSIANLGAVKDALAKEPWTVKFAWPGLDILGGNGNQLSSATFTLNWLPAAGTLMILAGVLTALVLRVSAGRALRAYGRTYVELRYAIVTVMAVLALAYVMNQSGQTNTLGAFLAATGGAFVFLSAILGWIGVAVTGSDTSANALFGALQVETAARAGLDPVLLAAANSSGGVLGKMISPQNLAIAAAAVGMAGREGEIFRKVFGWSLLLLLFMCVLVALQGSPVLGWMVP; from the coding sequence ATGTTCGACCAGTTCACAGTCGTCACCGATCCCGTCAGCGACTCCGTCGCACTCTCGGCGATCTTCGCCGTCCTGCCCCTGCTCACCCTCTTCGTGCTGCTCGGTGTGCTGAAGGTGAAGGCCTGGCTGGCCGGGCTGATCTCGCTCGCGGTCGCGCTGGTGGTGGCGGTCGCCGTCTACGCCATGCCGGTCGGGCAGGCCGTGCTCTCGGCCACCGAGGGCGCCGCCTTCGGCTTCTTCCCGATCCTGTGGATCGTCCTCAACGCGATCTGGGTCTACAACCTCACCGTCGAGAGCGGACACTTCGACGTGCTGCGCCGCTCGTTCGAACGGGTCAGCCCGGACATGCGGATCCAGGCGATCATCATCGCGTTCTGCTTCGGCGCGCTGCTGGAGGCGCTGGCCGGTTTCGGCACCCCGGTCGCCATCACAGTGGTGATGCTGATGGCGCTCGGCTTCCGCCCGATCCACGCCGCCTCGGTGGCGCTGCTGGCCAACACCGCGCCGGTGGCGTTCGGCGCGCTCGCCACCCCGGTCGTCACCCTGGCCACCGTCACCAGTGGCGTCAACGACGACTCCCGGCTCACTGTGGACACCCTCGGCGCGATGGTCGGCCGGCAGACACCGATCCTCGCGGTGGTCGTACCGCTGCTGCTGGTGGCCCTGGTGGACGGACGGCGCGGTATCCGGCAGACCTGGCCCGCCGCGCTGGTCGCCGGCGTGACCTTCGGCCTGGCGCAGTTCGTCGCCGCGAACTACATCTCCGTGCCACTGACCGACATCGTCGCCGCGCTGGTCTCGGCCGCCGCCGTCGTGCTGCTGATCCGCGTCTGGCGTCCGGTCACCCCCGCCGACCTGGGCCGCGAGCCGGAGGCGGCGAGCGTGCCCGCCGCCCGCGAGCCCGCCGAGGCCGAGCTTGCCGACCCGGGCGCCGTCCGCGCCAGCGCCGGCCGCCGCTCCGGTACGACCACCGCCGCCGCGCCGTCGCTCGACGGTCCGGGCGGCGAGACCCCGCCGGGCGATCCGCTGGTCTCCCGCGACGGTCCGGGGGAGCACCGGGAACCGTCCGACGCCGGCCCGCACCGACCGGCTGCCCCCCGGCTCGCCGACACCCCCGCGGAGGTGGCCCGCGCGTACGCGCCGTACCTGATCATCATCGCGATCTTCTCCATCGCCAACCTCGGGGCGGTGAAGGACGCCCTGGCGAAGGAGCCGTGGACGGTGAAGTTCGCCTGGCCGGGGCTGGACATCCTCGGCGGGAACGGCAATCAGCTGTCGTCGGCAACGTTCACCCTCAACTGGCTGCCCGCCGCCGGCACCCTGATGATCCTCGCCGGGGTGCTCACCGCGCTGGTGCTGCGGGTCTCCGCCGGCCGGGCGCTGCGCGCCTACGGGCGCACCTACGTCGAGCTGCGGTACGCGATCGTCACCGTGATGGCGGTGCTCGCCCTGGCGTACGTGATGAACCAGTCCGGGCAGACCAACACCCTCGGCGCGTTCCTGGCCGCCACCGGTGGGGCGTTCGTGTTCCTCTCGGCGATCCTCGGCTGGATCGGCGTGGCGGTCACCGGCTCGGACACCTCGGCCAACGCCTTGTTCGGGGCGTTGCAGGTGGAGACGGCGGCCCGCGCCGGGCTGGACCCGGTGCTGCTGGCGGCCGCCAACTCCTCCGGTGGGGTGCTGGGCAAGATGATCAGCCCGCAGAACCTGGCCATCGCCGCCGCCGCGGTCGGCATGGCCGGCCGGGAGGGGGAGATCTTCCGCAAGGTGTTCGGCTGGAGTCTGCTCCTGCTGCTGTTCATGTGTGTGCTGGTCGCGCTCCAGGGCTCGCCGGTCCTCGGCTGGATGGTGCCCTGA